In Pseudoalteromonas tetraodonis, the genomic window GCCCAGCTCTTGCCCAATCCACGTACCTAAAGGCACACCGGTCACTAAGGCTACGGTTAAGCCCGTAAACATGATTGCGATTGCGCTGGCTTCTTTTTCTTTAGCAACTAAGCTCGTTGCAATGGTTGAACCAATAGAGAAAAACACACCATGAGCCAATCCTGTTAGGATTCGGGCTACTATTAGGGTTTCATAACTTGGGGCTTGCCAAGCAAGTAGGTTACCTGCGACAAATAAAGCCATTAAAACTAATAAAACAGATTTACGATTCCAACGACCGGTTAATGCTGTTAGCACTGGCGCTCCAATAGCGACACCGAGTGCGTATAAGCTGACTAATAAGCCTGCTGATGGTAGTGAAACACCTAAGTCTGCTGCAATAGTTGGTACTAAGCCAACAATTACAAACTCAGTTGTTCCTATAGCGAATGCGCTGAGTGTAAGCGCCAATAATGCTAAAGGCATTTGTAGTTCCTCAATAATTAATGTGGGGTAATTTTCATTTAATTTAAGGGGAAGAAACACAGCGTATTTCTCAAAACAATTTTGTTAAAAATGCAAAAGTAAAAATGTTGGCTTGTTATTTTCAATAAAATAAGGGGCCCAGTAGTAGGTTTAATAAAGCTGTTAAAACGGCAGGTTTTATGCGGGTTCAGAGTATGGGGTATTGGCTAGTATAAATGGGGGAGGGAAGCCACAAAAAAACGGCAAACAGGGTGCGGTTGCATCTCGTTTGCCGTTAAATAACTATGTCTAAATGGGTGTTACAAAATAGCGACAGGGTTAATTTGCACCTGAGTAGAGCCTTCGTATAGAGGGTGGCCAAGTACGAACATAAATTCCCAGGCTTGATCTTTTGCTAGGTCGTCACACAAAATGTTTTCAAGCACGTGTACGCCGTAATTAGTGGCCATCATTTGGTTTACAGGAAATGAAAGACTAGGATCTTCATGCGGAACGGCTTCAGATGACCAGTTATCGGCACCTACTGCAATAACGCCTTTTTCGGCAAGGTACTTACCACCTTCAACGCCAATACCTGGGCCGCCCGCAAGGTAACGTTCGTTATCTTTACCCATTAAGTCAGACCAACCGGTACAAAATAAAACAACATCGCCTTTTTGAATATCTACGCCTTGTTGTTTGGCTACTGCGTCAATTTCTTTTTTATTAAAGGTGGTGCCCTCGTTCACTATATCTTGGTTAAAATAAGGACGCATGTCTAATAATACACCACGATAAACCATTGGTGGGACTTTCTCTAGACCGAGTTTTTTAACGCCTGTTACAGTCATAAAATCAGATACTTTATGGCCGTTATAATGAACGTTGTCGCGGCCATAGTGCGCTAGGCCATTAATTTGAGAGCCTACACCAGTCCAGCCAATAATTTGGTCATCGATATAAGTAAATTTATTTGTACCAAATGTTTTAGGTTCAGGCTGCGACGTATGAACTTCAAAGTAACGGTGACGAAATGCTGGGGTATCTTTATTTACCGCCATGCCTAAACCGTACACTTTACCTTGTTTTATTAATTTTGATGCTGTTAATACAGAGCTTGGAGTAATGTAATTCATTGCGCCAATTTCATCATCGGCCCCCCACTTTGAAGTAGGTACTTGATCGGCCGCGTTAACACCAGCAGAAAGTGTAAGTACTGCACTTAGAGCAGTGGCTATTTTCAATTTTTTATGTGCTTTCATATTGCTATTACCTTGTATTTAATTTTAGAGGTGCAAAGCATATTTGCTATGACGTGGCCTACTATATTTAAAACAACGTGAATAATTGATAGTTGAAAACACAAAACTCTTTTTCATTTTTTGCAATTAACGAGCATATTAAATAATAGTGAATACACCTAATTAAAGCTTATGTAATCACTGTAAATAAGAATTAGTTTAATTTTATTATTTCATTTTTAACAAAATAGATTTAACAACAATAGCGTTTTTAACATTTGGAAACCCTTACATAATCTCCTTGCTTTAAAAAAGAGGGCTCACTATAGAGCTTTCTAAATAATTAATTTAGGAGATACACAATGAAAATGAAAAAACACGTACTTGCTATTGCTGCAATCGTTTCAGCCTCACTCAGCTCTGCATCTGTAATGGCAGCAGATTTTGTTCTGCACAACTAAATCAGGACACTTTTTTTAAGGAACTTTGCTCATACTTTACTGGCGATAGATCACCATGAGCAGTATGAAGTCGCTCTAAGTTGTAATAGCGCATATACGCTGCCACATCATTTCTCATATGCTCACGAGTTGGTTGCGGAACTTTCAACAGCCAATCATGTTTTAAGCTGCCGAAGAATCATTCAACAACCGCATTATCCCAACACGCACCGACATCGCCCATACTGGCTCTGACGCCATAACTCCATAGTAATTGTCGATATTGTTTACTGGTGTACTGTGAACCTCTATCACTGTGAAACACCAAGCTTTTTGGTGGCTGCCGTAAGTTATAAGCTTTCATCATCGCCTTGCTAACTAAGTCAGTCGTCATGCGTTTATCAATATGCCAACCAACAATACGACGTGAATATAAGTCCATGACGATAGCCAGATACATCCAACCTTCGCCAGTTCTTAGATAAGTCACATCACCAGCCCACACCTGATTTGGCGCAACAGGATTAAAGTTCTGATTCAAAAGATTATCAGCAACGGCATCACTGTGTTTACGCTTGGTTGTTACCTTGTATGCCACTCGTTGAGTAACGACTAAACCAAGTGTTGCCATTAATTTCTGAACGCCATAATCACTGACGCTAAAGCCCTCACTGCGTAACTTCTTTCTAAGCTCTCGGTAGCCTAAGCTATTTCTGCTTTTCTTGAAGAAATACTTGGCCTTTCGATATAAATTAAGCTGCTCTACAGTAATTACTTTTGCTGGCCGCTTAAGCCAAGCATAATAAGCACTGCGGCTTACTTTCATCACTTTGCAGAGCTTAACCACGGGAAACACCGAGGATAACTGCTTAATCGTTTTAAACGTTACTTGGTTTCTTTTAGCAGGAGGGCGCTGGCCTTTTTAAAATTTCTTTTTCCATCCTTAGCTCTTTATTTTCCTTGCGAAGCCTTAACAGCTCAGCCCGCTCATCAGCATGCAAACTGGCACCAGATTGTTCTGCTTCAACTTTAGCTTTCCAGTTATAAAGTAATTTATCTGTGATACCTAAAGACGCTGCTGCCTTAGGTACGCTGTAACCTTGCTCGGTTACCAATGCCACAGCTTCTTGTTTAAATTCTGCTGTGTAACTTCTGTTTGTTCGTTTTGTCATTTAACACCTCAATAATTGGATTATATTCCATTATTAAAGTGTCCTGTTTGATTAAAGCAGATCAGGGTTAGGTGATGAATAAATAAATGACGAATTGCTTTTAATTAATCCCAAACACAATCCTGCCGAACCCCGAACCCCGAACCCCGAACCCCGAACCCCGCAATTAAGCTATTAGTTTCTCCGCAAGGTTGAGTTCCATTGTTGCTTTTAATAAACGGTATAAGTTAATTGATGCGTCTATTTCTTCTTCTATTGAATATAGGATCTCAGCGCGTTTTCATGCTAGAATTTGCGCAATTTTTTTGTACTCGATAAGTAGCACTGTAATGATCTTAGATGATATTCGCATCGTTTTAGTAAACACATCACACTCTGGTAACATTGGTTCAGCGGCGCGCGCCATGAAAACCATGGGATTATCAAAGTTATACCTTGTTGATCCAGCCTGTGAAATAGACAGTCATGCAAGTGCGCTTGCTGCAGGTGCGACTGATGTACTAGGTAATGCTGTTATTGTTGATAGTGTTGCAGATGCGATTGCTGATTGTGCATTAACGATTGGTACTAGCGCCCGCTCGCGTACATTGTCGTGGCCTATGGTAGAGCCGAGAGAATGTGGTGAAAAGCTTGTTGGCGAAGCCGTAAACGGCCCTGTAGCGCTTGTGTTTGGCCGTGAAAACAGTGGCTTAACTAATGAAGAATTACAACTGTGTAATTACCATGTGTGTATTCCTGCTAACCCAGAATACAGCTCACTTAATTTAGCCATGGCTGTGCAAACCTTATGTTATGAAACGCGTATGGCGTTTTTAAATCAGCAACCTAAGGCTGTTCAAGAAGAAGACGACACCCAATATCCATCGTCTAAACAAACAGAACTGTTTTACGAACATCTTGAAGACACTTTGTTTAAAACAGGCTTCATCATTAAGCAGCACCCAGGCATGGTAATGACTAAGCTACGTCGCTTGTTTAATCGTGCTCGCCCTGAAGATGCTGAAATGAACATATTACGAGGTATTCTTACCTCAATTAATAAGTCTATAAAATAGCAATTAGTTATAAATAGCGCCCTTTATTGCTCTACTAATACTTGACTAAATTACTCAGGTAATTACAATAGACTCAATACTTGACCAAAACAGTCGGGTATTACAAGTTTATCGGCTGGCATTCGAGGCTAGCCAATCAGGATAATACTTGACTAATCTACTCTGGTAATTAAAATTTGCACTCTTTTGTGCGGGGGGCGTTATGAAGTTAACATCAAAAGGCAGATACGCCGTTACAGCCATGCTGGATGTTGCACTACATGCAAATATAGGCCCTGTAGCGCTTGCAGATATTTCGCAGCGCCAAGAAATTTCTTTGTCTTATCTTGAGCAATTATTTGCCCGTTTACGTAAAAATGGGCTAGTGAG contains:
- a CDS encoding cyclase family protein is translated as MKAHKKLKIATALSAVLTLSAGVNAADQVPTSKWGADDEIGAMNYITPSSVLTASKLIKQGKVYGLGMAVNKDTPAFRHRYFEVHTSQPEPKTFGTNKFTYIDDQIIGWTGVGSQINGLAHYGRDNVHYNGHKVSDFMTVTGVKKLGLEKVPPMVYRGVLLDMRPYFNQDIVNEGTTFNKKEIDAVAKQQGVDIQKGDVVLFCTGWSDLMGKDNERYLAGGPGIGVEGGKYLAEKGVIAVGADNWSSEAVPHEDPSLSFPVNQMMATNYGVHVLENILCDDLAKDQAWEFMFVLGHPLYEGSTQVQINPVAIL
- the trmJ gene encoding tRNA (cytosine(32)/uridine(32)-2'-O)-methyltransferase TrmJ produces the protein MILDDIRIVLVNTSHSGNIGSAARAMKTMGLSKLYLVDPACEIDSHASALAAGATDVLGNAVIVDSVADAIADCALTIGTSARSRTLSWPMVEPRECGEKLVGEAVNGPVALVFGRENSGLTNEELQLCNYHVCIPANPEYSSLNLAMAVQTLCYETRMAFLNQQPKAVQEEDDTQYPSSKQTELFYEHLEDTLFKTGFIIKQHPGMVMTKLRRLFNRARPEDAEMNILRGILTSINKSIK